The Patescibacteria group bacterium DNA window CACTTAACCATGATGGCGCACGAAATGTCGTCCCGCTAGTTGAAGCCGGGTCGAACATGAGCTGAACAAGACTGGGTGCAGTATTTCTCCAACTTCTCTCGCCGGTATTTTTAAAACCGATAGTGAAGTCACTACTTTCCCCGGCCGCAAGCGTTAGTGATTGTGCGGATCGAATGAGGACGGTCGCTTTTAGTGAAGCGCTTCTTTGAGCTGTGGTGTTCGTGTTCGCCGCGCTCGTTATCGGAAGTATGGCTGGTGCGGGGGTGGGAGTGGTGGTTGAAACTTTCGTTTTGCCCGGAATAAATTTTTCTCCGGTAACGGTCGTAGAAATACTAAATTCGGTACCAGGAATCTTTTCTGCACCCGTGAATACCGCAAAGTACATAGTAAATTTTGCCGCTCGCAGTGGTGCTTCGAGTGGTAAGTTGAAAAAACCAATTTCACCCGGGGCAACTGTACCAGGGGTTAGCGCCGTAACCGTGAGGCGGTCGAGCCATTTATCGCTCGTGAACCAGTGCTCGTACTTAATAGTCTCAGTTGTTTTGATTGTGACGTTACTTTTTCCAGTGCTGTACCAGACAGATTTTCCCGCATTTTTAAAACCAATTCGATACGTCAGCGGCTCACCTTGTTTCAATGTCGTTGGTACTGCTGACACTAAGGTACGCTCACCTGCGTATTGTATCGTTGGAGCAGCAGTGGCGATATTTGCGTACGAAAATACACCTGGTGACAGTAGCAAGAGAACCAACAAACGTATTACTATTTTTTTCATAGAGTTCACAAAAACTAACTGAGACGAGTGAGAGATGAAGACGCCCCGTTCGTGCTAGTGCGTGAACAGGGCCTGAGAGCGAAAAATGAAATGTGGAATTGAACAATCTACGTTTCTTTACTTGTCTCAGTATAGCATAAAAAATGCGCTTCGTCTATGCCGAATCACGCATTTTTTTTAAGAGTTTGAGTTCGCGAATAACTTCTGTTCCCTTTTCATCTCTCGGCGTTTCAAGAACACCAGGAATGGTGCGAAGACTCGGAGTTTTTAGTAATGCCGCAAAGGCAAGGCGGCCAAGTTTCCCTTGGCCAATATTTTCGTGTCGATCGACGTGCGAAGCAAAATCTGTTTTAGAGTCGTTGAGGTGTAAAAGTTTAATACGCCCCTTACCAATGGTTGCCGCACACAGTCGCAAGGTTTTAGTAATACCGGCAGTGGTGCGTACATCGTATCCTGAAGCAAAGGCGTGTTGCGTGTCCAGGCATACGCCAAGTCGGAGTGTTGGATGTGCCGCTTCAACAGCATGGATAATATCTCTTAGCTCCTCGAAGGTGTCGCCAATAGTTGCACCAGAGCCGGCGGAAAGCTCGAGGAGTAGCTGAGCCGTACCCGTATAACCAGTCAGTAATTTTTTTATACCAGCGATAGTCATTGCTACACCAGCAGCTTCGCCAACCGCTTTCGCTGAACCAAGATGCGTTACAACACCCACGCACCCAAGCAAGCTGGCGCGCTCTAATTCTTCACGAATAATTGCTGACGAACCATTCGCAATGCGCGGTAGGGGTGAAGCGAAGTTGATGAAGTAAGGGCTGTGAATGTAGGCGGCACGAATGTTGTTTTCCTTCATTGCCTTCCGAAAGCTCGCAGCTAGTTCTGTTGTAATTTTTGGTGCTGGGCCACCTTGCGGCGGGCGAGAAAAAATTTGCATTACTTCGCACCCCCAAGCGGCCGCTCGAGCAGGCGCAAGCCCGACATTGCCAGCCGCGGAAACGTGCGCGCCCAGGTACATACGTATTATGTTTTTCCGCTGGCCAGTATCGACAGAAAGCTCATTACTTTGCGGGTGAGAATGAGGTGCTTCAAGTGGCTATCGTATTCAGGATTTTGAACCTCTTCTCGTAGGTGTGCTTCATCCTCATTTTTATAGTGCTCAAGAATAGTATTTCGCTCAGCCGAGATTTCTTCCTCACTGACGGTAATGTGTTCAGTGTCAGCAACAGCTCGGACAATTAAAGCGGCTTTGACTCGTATCTCCGCTTCGGGTAGCCACGTTTTTTTGAGCGCCTCAACGTTTGTGTTCAGGTGTTCTAGATAATTTGACCACTCAATACCCTGGGAAGCGGCGCGTTCTTTGGCACGAAATAATATTTTTTGTAATTCTGCTTCAACGAGCACATCCGGAATATCACCAAAAGTTGTTTTTGTACTAATCGCTTCGATTATCGCTCGTTCTCGTCGGGTTGTTTCTTCGGTAGTTTTCATTTCACCAAGATTCATTCGCAGTTGGTCACGTAATGCGGCAATGGTTCCGAAATTGCCCAAAGATTTTACGAAAGCGTCATCAATTGGTGCTTTGACCCGTTCAATGACGGTCGTTATGGCGACGTCATAAGTGACGATTTGGCCAGCGAGGTTTTTATCAAAGTGGTCTTTTGGGAAAGGGAGTGAAAATGCTTTCTTTTCAGTTGCCTTGAGACCAACCAGCTCTTGGGTAAAGCCATCAATGAGGTACGGTTTGCCTAATTCAACACGGTGATCCTTAGCGCTGCCACCCTCAAGTGGAACGCCATCTTTGGAAATAGTTAACGAGACGGTAACGATGTCGCCATCCTTCGCCGCTCGGTCGACGATTTTTTCTGTGGCGCGCATTTCTCGCAGATCTTCAATGACTTTGTCTACTTCTTCATCAGTCACCGACGCATCCGTTTCGGGCACCCGAACAGCGTGGTAGTCGCCAAGCGTCACTGGCGGGAGAACAGCAACCGTCGCTGAGAAAATAATTGGCTGTCCTGGTATAAGCTTCGTTACCTGTATGTCAGGTTCGCCAATCGTTTGTAGATGTTCTGCGGCGACAATAGCCGCATACGAAATGGGTACTGCAAAACGAACTGCTCGCTCCAAGAGTGCCATTTCACCGTACGCATGGCGAACTTGTTCCACTGATGCCTTACCAGGTCGGAAGCCGGCTAGAGGACGACTTTGCTGCAGCTCTCTGGCAGCGCGTTCGAAGTGTGATGGTAATTCGTCAACGGGAATGAGAATGTCGAGCGTCAGTAGGCCCTTTGTTAATTGTTGTGAGTTTAGTGTTGCCATAATGAGTTGGTACTGTATAGAAAATTTATGTATTCCGCAACACTCCTTAATTTTTGCAATGCTCCATTTTTTACTGTGTGGTATACTCGCAAATATAAATAAGTGCTACGTATATGCCGATTGTTATTGTTCCGAGCGCACCCGTTATTCTTTGTTTTCTTCTCTCGCTGGGGTCGGTTTGGCTGACCACGTTTCTTTACGCATTCTCATTCGCTTTTGTGTAGGTCAGTATGTCCGGTCATTCGAAATGGGCGACAACCAGGCGTCAAAAAGCGGTGGTGGATGCGAAGCGAGGCATACAATTTACAAAATTATCACACGCCATCACTGTTGCTGCTAAGGAAGGCGGTGGTGATTTAGCTGCGAATACTCGATTACGCTTGGCAGTTGAAACTGCCCGTGCGTCGAGTATGCCAAAAGATAATATTGAACGTGCCATTCATCGCGGCACCGGTGCACTCGCCGGCATGCATGTCGAATCGATTACCTATGAAGGTTTTGGACCAGGTAGCACGGCACTGTTTATTGAAGCGTTAACCGACAACAGAAATAGAACAGTTGCTGAAGTAAAAAATATTTTTTCAAAGCACTCAAGTACCCTAGGTAACCCCGGCAGCACGGCCTGGATGTTTTCGCGTTATGGCATGGTTACGTTGTCGCGACCCGAAGCCCTTATTGATGAGCTGGCCTTAATCGACCTTGGGGCGGACGACCTCATGCTAGAAGACGAGGCAATTCTATTACTAACAACAGTCGAAGGTTTGGTGGCGCTTGCTGACCGAGCACGCTTAGCAGGATGGACCGTTACTGAGGCAACGTTGACCTACCTGCCAAAGATACCAACTGAGTTCCCAACCGGTAAAACAGGAGAGCAGTTACTTTCATTACTCACCACCCTGGACGAGCATGACGATATTGTAAATGTCTACTGTGTCGCAACAGCGTAACAACACAATTCTTGGCATAGACCCTGGCTATGGACGTTTGGGGTACGCCGTTATTGCAGGGACAAGTAGTGCGCCCAGTTGTCAGATCTTTGGCTGTCTTGAAACCGACATGCACAGTAGTGTGCCCGAACGGTTACTTATGATTCAACAGCATTGTTTACACTTAATTAATCAGTATCAGCCGCGGGTACTTGCGATAGAAACATTAACCGCCAGAAAGAATGTGTCGACAGTTATCAATGTGGCAGCAGCTCGTGGCGTCGTTTTAGCAACGGCCGCTGCCGCCTCGCTGCTCGTTGTAGAGGTTACTCCAAATCAGGTAAAACAGGCGCTGACCGGTAATGGTGCTGCCAACAAATCACAAGTTCAGCGTATGGTGCAACGCATTCTAAAATTGCAACTGCCAATTACCTCAGATGATGCTGCTGACGCTCTCGCCGTTGCCTTAGCGGTGCAACCGCAGCTTCGTCGGTTGTAGGTAACGAACGCACTAGCGAGTATACCCAAGAGGGTTCACTCGTTTACCTCGAGAAATTACTTCAAAGTGTAGGTGCGGGCCAGTAGAACGACCGGTTGAGCCCATGAGTGCAATAGTTTGCCCACGATCAACACGTTCGCCGGCTTTCACGAGATTCTTCGTGGCGTGTCCGTAGCGCGTAACGAGTCCGTTGTCGTGACGAATGAGCACCATGTTCCCGTACGCTCCTGCCCAACGTGATTCAATGACAACGCCACTTTCTGCTGCATAAATAGGAACGCCGAGCTTCCCCTTAATATCGACGCCGGTATGACGGTAACCGAAGTATTGGTTGATGTGATGGTCGACAGTTGGCCAGAGGAGGTCAGCACCGTCGTCACTCGGCGCACGAGCGGGAACAGTGCCGGACGTTGTTGCTCGTGTTGTTGGTCGACGTACCACAACGGCTGCGGGTGGTGTGCCCCCGGGAATAATGAGTTGGTCACCCGGGCGCACGGTACTGGTGCTGGTAATGTTATTGAAAGAAAGTACCGCCTGTTCAGTTACGCTGTATTTTTTAGCAATGCCCGCCACCGTCTCTCCTTTTAGAACGGTGTGTGAAAGACCATCGACGGGTAGAATTGTAATTGTTTGGCCGGGTCGAATGAGAGAACGAGCGGTTAGAGAGTTTGTGTAGAGTAGGGTGGTTAATTTTAATCTAAATTTCGCGGCAATGCCTGCCAGCGTATCGCCATCAGCGACGGTGTACTTTTCTATGTGCGTACGGGTGGCAACGCTTTCTTCGGTGCCAACGATATATGGTTGAAAGATGGCTTCGCCAGTTGGGCTAGTGAATGTTCGGGCTGATGTTTCGTTTGTGTCGTCGCCGTCTGTTTCTAGTTCTGCAAGTAAGCTTTCTGGCAGCGCAGGGATACTGTTTAATTCTTCACCACTATCTGTTCCCACAATGTCGAGTATAATCCGTCCTTCACCATACTCAGCGGCGTTAGCAGAAGAGAAACGAAGATTACTATTTACTGCAGTAACGGCAATGAGCAGCAGTAAAGCATGGAGTAGGTAGCGGTGTGAAAATGGACGAAGCCAGCGCGAAGGGGCTGTGAGTAATACTCGTTCAACACCACGTCGTAAGCGACGATACCAACCATAGATTGGGGTGACGACGGTTAGGAAGCTCAAAAGGAGGCCTTCGGCAATCCTGGAAAAAGCGGGTAAGAGGAAAAAACTACTACTGCGACGACGAAAATAAACAAGGCTCTTGGTGGCCAAGAGCAGAAATCGCACGCCGAACGCTTTAAAGTTGCGGCTCATACTATTTCTGCAGTTTACATTGGCGAGAATTGAGGGTCAATGAAAACTGTTCGGTCCTATACGCTGATGCTACACTGTCCTGACTATGGACCCACGCCTCGCACTCCTAATCATTGTCGTCGTTCTCGCCATCATCGGGCTCCTGCTTGATCGTCGATTACGTTCGCTTGTGCAAACACAGAACAACGTCGCTGACCCAGCTATGATGCTGTTAAATCAAAATGTGCAAGGCATGCAGATGCGTATCGATGAATCGACTCGGGCGCTCAATACCCGGCTGGACCGTGCGGCCGAGGTTATTTCGGGTGTTGGCCAGGAGCTCGGTCATGTTAAAGAGATTGGTCGTTCAATGAAGGATCTGCAAGATTTTTTGCGATCACCGAAGTTACGCGGCAATATTGGCGAGCAGGTTATGAACGACCTGCTGGTACAATATTTTCCTAATGCTCATTTTGCGTTGCAGCATACGTTTCAAACAGGAGATCGGGTCGATGCTATTTTGAAGACAGCCAATGGACTCATCCCGCTTGATTCAAAGTTTCCTCTAGAAAATTTTCAACGCATGCAACGAGCGCAGGAAGAAGTAGCGGCGGCAACATTTCGACGTGAATTTAGAAAAGATACAAAAAAACACATTTCAGACATCAGCCGTAAATATATTCTACCGGCCGAAGGGACGACCGACTTTGCCATTATGTACGTTCCTTCCGAAGCTATTTACTATGAAATTATTCGAGACGACGAAGAGCTAAATGCGTTTGCTAATGAGAAACGAGTTTTTCTCGTTTCACCAAATAGCTTTTACTATTTTTTGAAAGTTATTTTGATTGGCTTAGAAGGAAAACGAGTGGAAGAGAACGCAAAACGTATTTTGGAAACAATGCGAGCGATTCAGCAGGATGCCGTTCGATTCGGGAGCGAGCTTCGAGTGCTCTCAACGCACGTGACGAACGCGAAGGCGACCATTGATCGAGCAAATATCGAGTACGGTAAATTGGCCGGTCGCATTGATGATGTTCGCCTGCTCAAGTAACTATGATTGGCGAAACCAAGATAGCTCGTGCCGCCGTGCAGACGGTATCGTACTTACATCTATTCCACTATGCGCCAACCAGTACTGAAGTGTGGCAATTATTGTGGCGAACGCCGGCTGAACTTTCTGAGGTAGAGGCCGAACTATATGATCCAGCCACGGATCGTTTTTCTGTTGCGGGGGCTTTCGTGTCGCTCGTGGGTAATGAGTCTTTGCCTGCGATACGTTTGGCGCGCTACAGAATAGCAGAACTGAAGTTGGAACGCGCCCGACGGGCCGCTCGTTGGATTGGATTCCTCCCATGGGTCGAAGGAATTGCCGCTTGTAATTCCTTGGGGTATCAAAACACAAAGAAAGAAAGTGATATTGATTTCTTTATCGTTGTTAAACCAGACGCATTGTGGTTGACGAGGTTCATTGTGGTCGGTATTGCAAAACTCATGGGGGTTCGTCCGACGGCGACACATGCGGCCGATACGCTCTGCTTTAGTTTTTGGACAACAACACGGCAATTAAATTTGTCGAAACTGGCGCTACCGAGTGAGGACCCATACCTAACGTTTTGGGTTGCTCAGATAACCCCACTGTTCGGCCGAGGCGATATTTGGTCTCGATTTTGGCTGGCGAATAATTGGGTAAAAGAATTGTTGCCGAACGCAAGTGGTTATACGACATTGCCGCATGCTCTTTATAGGGCTGCTGGCGTTACGCGGCCCGTGAGTCGTTTGGTGCAGTGGCTAAACGAAAAAGTAGGTGTGTGGCAACGACATCACCTTCCCGAGTCGATACGAACAGCGGTACCAGATGATTCGCATGGTGTTGTTATTGAGGATAATATACTTAAGTTCCATACACATGATCGCCGTGCGCAGTATCGAGATGAATGGCATAGTGAGCGGCAGGCGCTCGGTGTTGACTAGATTTTATGAAACTAAAAATGCAACAACTTGTCGCCGTCCTTACCGTACTGTTACTTCCTTGGCAGACAGTATGGCTGCTGTCGCCTGTCGTTTTTGGTGTCGGTTCGTCATTCATGACGCTCAGCATTTATCTGGTCGATGTACTTCTCTTTGTGTGTTGCCTACTGCTGCTTCGTCGAACTACTTTTTCGTTTGCTAGACCAGCGCAGGAACGTTGGTTATTCGGTATCGCCTTCATCGCTCTTTTTATCGGAACTTTCCTTTCACCCGTCCCTATACTTGCCGTGCAAAAATTTGTATCTTTTTTTCTTGTCGGATTCTTCACATGGTTTGCCATTCGAATTTTGCCTAGAAATCTTATATTCGTCACGGTCAGTGTCGCTGGCGTCGTCGCTGCGGTTCTCGGCATTGGCCAATTTTTACTCCAGACAATTCCGGGCAGTAGTATTCTCGGCATCGCATCGCAGTCGGCGTCGATTCTTGGTACGGCAGTTGTTGAAACAGTGCAAGAAAGGTTTTTGCGAGCGTATGGTCCATTTCCTCACCCGAATATTCTTGGGGGGTACCTAGCCCTAACGCTCGTGTTTACAGTCGCATACTACTTTCAGTTGTATGAAAAATTTCAACCGTGGTGGAATACCATTGGTCAAACGGTATCGAAAAAAAAACTTTGGCATCAGCCGATAGTTCGACAAACTGCACTTGCAGCCGCGTTTAGCTTGGCGACGTTTGTGCTCCTTATCACCGGTTTACTTGTGTCGTTTTCTCGCTCGGCAATGCTCGGCGCGGTAGTGGGTGTTGGATCGTTTCTTAATAAAAAAATTCATCAGAACCCAATTCGTGGTGGCGTATTAAGCGGAAAGCTTTTTCTTATCGCCTGCCTCACTATTACGGTTTGGGTACTGAGCGTGCCAGGACTTTTCCAGGGTCGGTTAACGGCGAGTGGTCGACTGGAAGCGTATTCCGTTGCTAGCCGTTTAACGCAATATAAAGAAGCGAACACTTTATTTATGAGCAATGCATTGTTTGGCGTTGGCGTTGGCAACTACGTTCCGGCACTCATGCAAACGTTTCCAGGTCGCGCGGTCTACGATTATGAACCAGTTCATAATGTCCTCGTACTTGCTGTTGTAGAAGTTGGAGCAATTGGTAGTCTGGCTGTTTTGCTACTCCTTTATCGTAAACGAGAAATGCTGCGG harbors:
- a CDS encoding peptidoglycan DD-metalloendopeptidase family protein — its product is MSRNFKAFGVRFLLLATKSLVYFRRRSSSFFLLPAFSRIAEGLLLSFLTVVTPIYGWYRRLRRGVERVLLTAPSRWLRPFSHRYLLHALLLLIAVTAVNSNLRFSSANAAEYGEGRIILDIVGTDSGEELNSIPALPESLLAELETDGDDTNETSARTFTSPTGEAIFQPYIVGTEESVATRTHIEKYTVADGDTLAGIAAKFRLKLTTLLYTNSLTARSLIRPGQTITILPVDGLSHTVLKGETVAGIAKKYSVTEQAVLSFNNITSTSTVRPGDQLIIPGGTPPAAVVVRRPTTRATTSGTVPARAPSDDGADLLWPTVDHHINQYFGYRHTGVDIKGKLGVPIYAAESGVVIESRWAGAYGNMVLIRHDNGLVTRYGHATKNLVKAGERVDRGQTIALMGSTGRSTGPHLHFEVISRGKRVNPLGYTR
- the ruvC gene encoding crossover junction endodeoxyribonuclease RuvC, which encodes MSTVSQQRNNTILGIDPGYGRLGYAVIAGTSSAPSCQIFGCLETDMHSSVPERLLMIQQHCLHLINQYQPRVLAIETLTARKNVSTVINVAAARGVVLATAAAASLLVVEVTPNQVKQALTGNGAANKSQVQRMVQRILKLQLPITSDDAADALAVALAVQPQLRRL
- the tig gene encoding trigger factor, with translation MATLNSQQLTKGLLTLDILIPVDELPSHFERAARELQQSRPLAGFRPGKASVEQVRHAYGEMALLERAVRFAVPISYAAIVAAEHLQTIGEPDIQVTKLIPGQPIIFSATVAVLPPVTLGDYHAVRVPETDASVTDEEVDKVIEDLREMRATEKIVDRAAKDGDIVTVSLTISKDGVPLEGGSAKDHRVELGKPYLIDGFTQELVGLKATEKKAFSLPFPKDHFDKNLAGQIVTYDVAITTVIERVKAPIDDAFVKSLGNFGTIAALRDQLRMNLGEMKTTEETTRRERAIIEAISTKTTFGDIPDVLVEAELQKILFRAKERAASQGIEWSNYLEHLNTNVEALKKTWLPEAEIRVKAALIVRAVADTEHITVSEEEISAERNTILEHYKNEDEAHLREEVQNPEYDSHLKHLILTRKVMSFLSILASGKT
- a CDS encoding DNA recombination protein RmuC, producing MDPRLALLIIVVVLAIIGLLLDRRLRSLVQTQNNVADPAMMLLNQNVQGMQMRIDESTRALNTRLDRAAEVISGVGQELGHVKEIGRSMKDLQDFLRSPKLRGNIGEQVMNDLLVQYFPNAHFALQHTFQTGDRVDAILKTANGLIPLDSKFPLENFQRMQRAQEEVAAATFRREFRKDTKKHISDISRKYILPAEGTTDFAIMYVPSEAIYYEIIRDDEELNAFANEKRVFLVSPNSFYYFLKVILIGLEGKRVEENAKRILETMRAIQQDAVRFGSELRVLSTHVTNAKATIDRANIEYGKLAGRIDDVRLLK
- a CDS encoding O-antigen ligase family protein — translated: MKLKMQQLVAVLTVLLLPWQTVWLLSPVVFGVGSSFMTLSIYLVDVLLFVCCLLLLRRTTFSFARPAQERWLFGIAFIALFIGTFLSPVPILAVQKFVSFFLVGFFTWFAIRILPRNLIFVTVSVAGVVAAVLGIGQFLLQTIPGSSILGIASQSASILGTAVVETVQERFLRAYGPFPHPNILGGYLALTLVFTVAYYFQLYEKFQPWWNTIGQTVSKKKLWHQPIVRQTALAAAFSLATFVLLITGLLVSFSRSAMLGAVVGVGSFLNKKIHQNPIRGGVLSGKLFLIACLTITVWVLSVPGLFQGRLTASGRLEAYSVASRLTQYKEANTLFMSNALFGVGVGNYVPALMQTFPGRAVYDYEPVHNVLVLAVVEVGAIGSLAVLLLLYRKREMLRQLLLTPTGAGVMYTLLPLMLLDHYIWSLHAGIVLLVLVGLGLSSKETVS
- a CDS encoding YebC/PmpR family DNA-binding transcriptional regulator — protein: MSGHSKWATTRRQKAVVDAKRGIQFTKLSHAITVAAKEGGGDLAANTRLRLAVETARASSMPKDNIERAIHRGTGALAGMHVESITYEGFGPGSTALFIEALTDNRNRTVAEVKNIFSKHSSTLGNPGSTAWMFSRYGMVTLSRPEALIDELALIDLGADDLMLEDEAILLLTTVEGLVALADRARLAGWTVTEATLTYLPKIPTEFPTGKTGEQLLSLLTTLDEHDDIVNVYCVATA
- a CDS encoding deoxyribonuclease IV; the encoded protein is MYLGAHVSAAGNVGLAPARAAAWGCEVMQIFSRPPQGGPAPKITTELAASFRKAMKENNIRAAYIHSPYFINFASPLPRIANGSSAIIREELERASLLGCVGVVTHLGSAKAVGEAAGVAMTIAGIKKLLTGYTGTAQLLLELSAGSGATIGDTFEELRDIIHAVEAAHPTLRLGVCLDTQHAFASGYDVRTTAGITKTLRLCAATIGKGRIKLLHLNDSKTDFASHVDRHENIGQGKLGRLAFAALLKTPSLRTIPGVLETPRDEKGTEVIRELKLLKKMRDSA